One segment of Capnocytophaga sp. oral taxon 878 DNA contains the following:
- a CDS encoding Gfo/Idh/MocA family protein, which yields MDVFNLSVAPIPQLRIAFIGVGVRGIEAVKRYIHLDAEIIAIAEVDLEAIAKAKDITEGIEPTPAFYTKADDWRKLCEREDIDLLYISTPWELHAEMAIYGMECGKHVAIEVPLAMTVTDCQRIVRTAEATGRHCIMLENVCYDRFELMSIELVKQGKLGEIVHAEGAYIHDLRHLNFRQTERDAERGKWRIAYSKTFEGNPYPTHGLAPICRALDILRSDRLERLVSMSSLAVGMQQYAESHFGKTSEEAQAQYTGDMNITLLQTAKGKTIILQHDVTNPRPYSRIFMLSGTKGFVQKYPTPQLYFDDREEKLLTPEEIEAYLEEHEHPYYRETAHLRSLLPDQKPMDIVMDYRLVYCLKNGLPLDLNVYDGALWSCIAELTQQSIAGGNCVVKVPNFITD from the coding sequence ATGGATGTTTTTAACCTTTCTGTGGCTCCGATACCGCAACTACGTATTGCTTTTATAGGCGTGGGTGTGCGAGGTATTGAAGCTGTGAAACGCTATATACACTTAGATGCAGAGATAATAGCTATTGCTGAAGTAGACCTTGAAGCTATAGCTAAAGCTAAAGATATTACAGAGGGAATAGAACCGACTCCTGCTTTTTATACCAAAGCTGATGACTGGCGCAAATTATGTGAACGTGAGGATATAGACCTACTATACATTTCGACCCCTTGGGAACTACACGCCGAAATGGCTATCTACGGAATGGAATGCGGCAAACACGTAGCTATTGAAGTGCCACTAGCAATGACTGTTACTGATTGCCAGCGTATAGTGCGTACCGCCGAAGCTACTGGTAGGCATTGTATAATGCTTGAGAATGTGTGTTACGACCGCTTTGAACTGATGAGCATTGAGCTGGTAAAACAGGGGAAACTAGGAGAGATAGTACACGCTGAGGGAGCTTACATACACGACTTACGACACCTAAACTTCAGGCAGACAGAACGCGATGCTGAACGGGGTAAATGGCGCATAGCCTACAGCAAGACTTTTGAGGGTAACCCCTACCCTACTCACGGGCTTGCGCCTATATGTAGGGCATTGGATATATTGCGTAGTGACCGATTGGAGCGACTTGTATCGATGTCGTCATTGGCGGTGGGGATGCAGCAGTATGCTGAAAGTCATTTTGGAAAGACCTCGGAAGAGGCACAAGCTCAGTACACTGGTGATATGAATATTACCCTGCTACAAACGGCTAAAGGTAAGACTATCATACTACAACACGATGTAACTAATCCGCGGCCTTACTCACGTATCTTTATGCTTAGTGGGACTAAGGGATTTGTGCAGAAATACCCTACCCCTCAGTTATATTTTGACGATAGAGAGGAAAAACTGCTTACCCCTGAAGAGATTGAAGCCTATTTGGAAGAACACGAACACCCTTACTACCGCGAAACAGCACACTTGCGCAGCCTGTTGCCTGATCAAAAGCCAATGGACATAGTTATGGACTACCGATTGGTGTACTGCCTGAAAAACGGATTGCCTTTGGACTTAAACGTATATGATGGCGCTTTATGGTCGTGCATAGCAGAGCTTACACAACAATCAATAGCAGGGGGGAATTGTGTGGTAAAGGTACCCAACTTTATTACTGATTGA